A stretch of Vigna angularis cultivar LongXiaoDou No.4 chromosome 4, ASM1680809v1, whole genome shotgun sequence DNA encodes these proteins:
- the LOC108330870 gene encoding uncharacterized protein LOC108330870 isoform X1, translating to MVVGSALGAFAVARPSPLLLFRGQKAFKFRPLSSSSSSAEPSRKLVLYSKPGCCLCDGLKEKLHAAFLLAGPDSLNDVDLQIRDITSNPEWENAYQYEIPVLAKVLSDGTEVALPRLSPRLGVELLHKKIAAALKQQ from the exons ATGGTAGTGGGAAGTGCTTTAGGAGCTTTTGCAGTAGCAAGGCCATCGCCACTTTTGTTGTTTAGAGGACAAAAGGCTTTCAAATTCAGACCTCTGTCGTCTTCATCTTCGTCTGCCGAACCTTCTAGAAAGCTTGTTCTCTACTCTAAACCAGGTTGCTGTTTGTGCGATGGCCTTAAAGAAAAGCTTCATGCTGCATTCTTACTGGCCGGTCCCGATTCACTTAACGACGTTGATTTGCAG ATAAGGGATATAACCAGCAATCCCGAGTGGGAAAATGCTTATCAATACGAGATACCTGTGTTGGCTAAGGTGCTTTCCGATGGCACCGAG GTGGCTTTACCACGATTGTCCCCACGTCTAGGAGTGGAGCTCCTCCATAAGAAGATAGCGGCTGCTCTGAAACAACAATAA
- the LOC108331585 gene encoding pentatricopeptide repeat-containing protein At1g06710, mitochondrial: MIMKKRELNNLLSRSMQFLHPKQHCSNSSHHPLPGLLPSDDETSLHDSSLQLSQHYAFLRNSLLNSSTPSGDSSNDAVSISNAIRTGFGSETQNFLRQFRGKLSESLVVEVMNLVKHPQLCVEFFLWASRQIGYTHTPVVYNALIELLCCNDVNERVSDMFLMQIRDDDRMLLRKLLNFLIQKCCRNGMWNVALEELGRLKDFGYKASPTTYNALIQVFLRADKLDTAYLVQKEMSNSGFFMDGYTLSCFAYSLCKAGRCEDALSLIEKEDFVPDTVFYNRMLSGLCEASRFEEAMQILDRMRLNSCIPNVITYRTLVSGCLGKGQLGRCKRILSLMMTEGCYPNREMFNSLVHAFCKFRDYSYAYKLFRKMDNCGCQPSYLLYNIFIGSICSNEELPDSDLLELAEKAYSEMLDSGVVLNKVNVSNFARCLCRAGKFDKAFKIICEMMSKGFIPDDSTYSKVIGFLCDASKVEKAFLLFEEMKKNGIVPSVYTYTILIDSFCKAGLIQQAHKWFDEMLRDGCIPNVVTYTALIHAYLKARKVFDANKLFQMMLVEGCKPNVITYTALIDGHCKAGQIDKACQIYARMQGDMECSDMDMYFKLDNNDCETANIITYGALVDGLCKANRVKEARELLDTMSINGCEPNQIVYDALIDGFCKTGDLESAREVFVKMSERGYSPNLYTYSSLINGLFKEKRLDLVLKVLSKMLENSCTPNVVIYTEMIDGLCKVGKADEAYKLILKMEEVGCYPNVVTYTAMIDGLGKLGKIEQCLELYTSMCSKGCAPNFITYRVLINHCCSAGLLDEAHRLLDEMTQTYWPRHLSSYRKIIEGFNREFVISIGLLNELNENELAPVESLYRILVDRFIKAGRLEVALNLLEEISSSPSLANANKYLYTSLIESLSLANKVDNAFELYASMTNKSVVPELSTFVYLIKGLTRVGRWQEALQLSDSICKMDICWLHEEITVVD; the protein is encoded by the exons ATGATTATGAAGAAGAGAGAGTTGAACAATCTTCTCTCTCGCTCTATGCAATTTTTACACCCAAAACAACACTGCTCCAATTCCTCACACCACCCTCTCCCAGGTCTTCTTCCCTCCGACGATGAAACTTCTTTGCACGATTCTTCCCTCCAGTTGTCGCAACACTACGCATTCCTCCGCAACTCTTTGCTCAATTCCTCCACCCCCTCCGGTGACTCCTCTAACGACGCCGTATCCATCTCCAACGCAATCAGAACCGGGTTTGGCTCCGAAACCCAAAATTTCTTGAGGCAGTTTCGGGGTAAGCTAAGCGAGTCTCTGGTTGTTGAGGTGATGAATCTCGTTAAACACCCTCAGCTGTGCGTCGAGTTTTTTCTGTGGGCGAGTCGTCAAATCGGTTACACCCACACTCCTGTGGTGTACAATGCGCTGATTGAGTTACTGTGTTGCAATGACGTTAATGAAAGAGTGTCTGACATGTTTCTGATGCAAATTAGGGATGATGACAGGATGCTTCTTCGGAAGTTGCTCAATTTTCTCATTCAAAAGTGTTGCAGGAATGGGATGTGGAATGTGGCGTTGGAAGAGTTGGGGAGGCTTAAGGATTTCGGGTACAAGGCTTCTCCTACCACTTATAATGCTTTGATTCAGGTTTTTCTTCGGGCTGATAAGTTAGATACTGCTTACTTGGTTCAGAAAGAGATGTCCAACTCTGGGTTTTTCATGGATGGATATACCCTCAGTTGTTTTGCCTATTCCCTTTGCAAAGCGGGGAGGTGTGAGGATGCGCTGAGTTTGATTGAGAAGGAAGACTTTGTGCCGGACACAGTTTTCTATAATAGGATGCTTTCCGGGTTGTGCGAAGCTTCGCGTTTTGAAGAAGCTATGCAAATTTTGGATCGAATGCGGTTGAATTCCTGCATTCCCAATGTTATTACATATAGAACTTTGGTTTCTGGTTGTTTGGGGAAAGGGCAGCTGGGCAGGTGTAAGAGAATTCTTAGCCTGATGATGACAGAAGGCTGTTATCCTAATCGGGAAATGTTTAATTCTCTTGTACATGCCTTTTGTAAATTCAGGGATTACTCTTATGCCTATAAGTTGTTTAGGAAAATGGATAACTGTGGGTGCCAACCCAGCTATCTGCTTTATAATATATTCATTGGTAGTATATGCAGCAATGAGGAGCTGCCCGACTCAGATTTGCTGGAATTGGCGGAAAAGGCTTACAGTGAAATGTTAGATTCAGGGGTTGTGTTAAATAAGGTAAATGTCAGCAATTTTGCACGGTGTCTTTGTAGAGCTGGAAAGTTTGATAAAGCCTTTAAGATTATATGCGAAATGATGAGCAAGGGTTTCATTCCTGATGATAGTACATATTCTAAAGTTATTGGTTTTCTTTGTGATGCCTCCAAGGTAGAGAAGgcttttttgttgtttgaagaaatgaaaaagaacgGCATTGTTCCCAGTGTTTATACgtatactattttaattgataGCTTTTGCAAAGCTGGTCTTATTCAACAGGCTCACAAGTGGTTTGATGAAATGCTAAGAGACGGATGCATCCCAAATGTAGTGACTTATACTGCTCTTATTCATGCATACCTGAAAGCAAGAAAGgtgtttgatgcaaataaaCTATTTCAGATGATGTTGGTGGAAGGTTGCAAGCCTAATGTTATTACGTATACAGCTTTAATTGATGGTCATTGCAAGGCTGGGCAGATTGATAAAGCTTGCCAGATCTATGCCAGAATGCAAGGTGACATGGAATGCTCTGACATGGACATGTATTTTAAGCTAGATAACAATGACTGTGAAACAGcaaatattattacatatgGGGCTTTGGTGGATGGTTTATGCAAAGCAAACAGGGTTAAAGAAGCCCGTGAATTATTGGATACCATGTCAATTAATGGTTGTGAACCTAACCAAATAGTGTATGATGCTCTCATAGATGGGTTTTGCAAGACTGGAGATCTTGAAAGTGCACGGGAGGTGTTTGTAAAGATGTCAGAGCGTGGATATAGTCCGAATTTGTACACTTACAGTTCTTTAATTAATGGTCTGTTTAAAGAGAAACGATTGGATCTTGTTTTGAAAGTGTTGTCCAAGATGTTAGAAAATTCTTGCACTCCAAATGTTGTTATTTACACAGAGATGATTGATGGCCTCTGTAAAGTTGGAAAGGCGGATGAAGCATACAAGCTCATACttaaaatggaagaagtggGTTGTTATCCAAATGTCGTAACTTATACTGCAATGATTGATGGCTTGGGGAAATTGGGAAAAATTGAACAGTGTCTTGAGCTATATACTAGTATGTGCTCAAAGGGCTGTGCACCAAACTTTATAACCTATAGGGTCTTGATAAATCATTGTTGTTCCGCTGGCCTTCTTGATGAAGCACACAGACTTCTAGATGAAATGACACAGACGTATTGGCCAAGGCATTTGTCAAGTTACCGGAAAATTATTGAGGGCTTTAATCGAGAGTTTGTAATCTCAATTGGGCTTTTGAATGAGCTGAATGAGAATGAATTAGCACCAGTCGAGTCTTTATACAGAATTTTGGTTGATAGATTTATCAAGGCTGGAAGACTGGAAGTTGCGCTGAATCTACTTGAGGAGATTTCATCATCTCCAAGTCTTGCAAATGCCAACAAATATCTATATACTTCCTTAATTGAGAGTCTGTCCCTTGCAAATAAGGTTGATAACGCTTTTGAGCTTTATGCAAGCATGACAAATAAGAGTGTTGTTCCAGAGCTTAGCACATTTGTCTATCTCATCAAAGGCCTTACCAGGGTTGGTAGGTGGCAAGAAGCACTACAATTATCAGACAGCATATGCAAAATG GATATTTGCTGGCTTCATGAAGAGATAACCGTTGTGGATTAA
- the LOC108330870 gene encoding uncharacterized protein LOC108330870 isoform X2: MVVGSALGAFAVARPSPLLLFRGQKAFKFRPLSSSSSSAEPSRKLVLYSKPGCCLCDGLKEKLHAAFLLAGPDSLNDVDLQIRDITSNPEWENAYQYEIPVLAKVLSDGTEGFMFLVEVC, from the exons ATGGTAGTGGGAAGTGCTTTAGGAGCTTTTGCAGTAGCAAGGCCATCGCCACTTTTGTTGTTTAGAGGACAAAAGGCTTTCAAATTCAGACCTCTGTCGTCTTCATCTTCGTCTGCCGAACCTTCTAGAAAGCTTGTTCTCTACTCTAAACCAGGTTGCTGTTTGTGCGATGGCCTTAAAGAAAAGCTTCATGCTGCATTCTTACTGGCCGGTCCCGATTCACTTAACGACGTTGATTTGCAG ATAAGGGATATAACCAGCAATCCCGAGTGGGAAAATGCTTATCAATACGAGATACCTGTGTTGGCTAAGGTGCTTTCCGATGGCACCGAG GGATTCATGTTTCTCGTAGAAGTGTGTTAG